The Novosphingobium kaempferiae genome includes a window with the following:
- a CDS encoding molybdopterin-containing oxidoreductase family protein, which produces MATAPTLDRGAAQESETRRSYCKICTTQCGTVIETRGDRVVKVRGDTAHPLTRGYTCPKGRAAGENHHHPDAIVEPYIRRDGQRIAAGWDAVLDDAAARIRKVVDEHGPGAVGMFFGSGLGMDSSGYRMAEKFHAALGHGPKFSPLTIDGTAKVLVSSLVGGFPGLNPKTDYDNADMLLYVGSNPMVSHGHNTGMYQPAEKIRAVAARGQVWTIDPLFTETARFSTRHIAPLPGRDYAILAWLVREVIDAAMHRPVQAVRGLEPLRVALDPFTRAHAARIADVAEDDLADLLRAVLAADMLVVETGTGVTMADSANLTHWLSWVLMILTGAMNRKGGAWFHPGFLTCFDSFELPILDNPFTPGAPTMPHVSGLIGDWPCAALPGEIEAGNIRAVVNFGGSLLRSFPDANRLAPALAKLDALVTFEVVENETTALSSHVLPTRDQLERPEVSLWDTLGFKVAMQYSPAVVPPMGERRAGWWVVAELMRRLNLDVPAHVPADDREPGADEAMLAAHFGPGARCTFEEVAASGYVEKPLEFPAPWVDAHIERFGGWNLAPEPLLAFLGHIHAADLARLESPGSLVFVSRRQRRKLNASLDFLGAPVDLILHPRDAERLGVTHGAAVEVRTGRGTITLIANVSETIRPGVASIPHGHGSANVNLLTDAGVVDPMTGMVRYTGIPITVRAAGASTSSA; this is translated from the coding sequence ATGGCGACGGCCCCCACCCTTGATCGCGGCGCGGCGCAGGAAAGCGAGACGCGGCGCAGCTATTGCAAGATCTGCACGACCCAGTGCGGCACCGTGATCGAGACACGGGGCGACCGGGTGGTCAAGGTGCGCGGCGATACCGCCCACCCGCTGACCAGAGGCTACACCTGCCCCAAGGGTCGCGCCGCGGGAGAGAATCATCATCACCCCGACGCCATCGTCGAGCCCTACATCCGCCGCGATGGCCAGCGCATCGCTGCGGGCTGGGACGCGGTGCTGGACGACGCCGCCGCCCGCATCCGCAAGGTCGTGGACGAGCACGGCCCCGGCGCGGTCGGCATGTTCTTCGGGTCGGGCCTCGGCATGGATTCGTCGGGCTATCGCATGGCGGAGAAGTTCCACGCCGCGCTCGGCCACGGCCCCAAGTTCTCGCCGCTGACCATCGACGGGACCGCCAAGGTGCTCGTCTCCAGCCTCGTCGGCGGGTTTCCGGGGCTCAACCCCAAGACCGACTACGACAACGCCGACATGCTGCTCTACGTCGGCAGCAACCCGATGGTCAGCCACGGCCACAACACCGGCATGTACCAGCCCGCCGAGAAGATCCGCGCCGTCGCCGCGCGCGGGCAGGTCTGGACGATCGATCCGTTGTTCACCGAGACCGCCCGCTTCTCCACCCGCCATATCGCCCCGCTGCCGGGACGCGACTACGCGATCCTCGCCTGGCTCGTGCGCGAGGTGATCGACGCCGCGATGCACCGCCCGGTGCAGGCCGTGCGCGGACTGGAACCCCTGCGCGTCGCGCTCGATCCCTTCACCCGCGCCCACGCCGCGCGCATCGCCGACGTGGCGGAGGACGACCTCGCCGACCTGCTGCGCGCCGTCCTCGCCGCCGACATGCTGGTGGTGGAGACCGGCACCGGCGTCACCATGGCGGACAGCGCCAACCTCACCCACTGGCTGAGCTGGGTGCTGATGATCCTGACCGGTGCGATGAACCGGAAGGGCGGCGCGTGGTTTCATCCCGGCTTCCTCACCTGCTTCGATTCGTTCGAGTTGCCGATCCTCGACAATCCGTTCACCCCCGGCGCGCCGACGATGCCGCATGTCTCGGGCCTCATCGGCGACTGGCCATGCGCCGCGCTGCCGGGAGAGATCGAGGCGGGCAACATCCGCGCCGTCGTGAACTTCGGCGGCAGCCTGCTGCGCTCCTTCCCCGACGCCAACCGCCTCGCCCCGGCGCTGGCGAAGCTGGATGCGCTCGTCACCTTCGAGGTCGTGGAGAACGAAACGACCGCGCTTTCCTCGCACGTCCTGCCGACGCGCGACCAGTTGGAACGGCCCGAGGTCTCGCTGTGGGATACACTCGGTTTCAAGGTGGCGATGCAGTATTCCCCCGCCGTAGTCCCGCCGATGGGCGAGCGCCGCGCCGGGTGGTGGGTGGTCGCCGAACTGATGCGCCGCCTGAACCTCGACGTGCCCGCGCATGTCCCTGCCGACGACCGCGAGCCGGGCGCCGACGAAGCGATGCTCGCCGCCCACTTCGGCCCCGGCGCGCGCTGCACTTTCGAGGAGGTCGCCGCCAGCGGCTACGTCGAAAAGCCGCTGGAGTTCCCCGCGCCCTGGGTCGATGCCCATATCGAGCGCTTCGGCGGGTGGAACCTCGCGCCCGAGCCGCTGCTGGCGTTCCTTGGGCATATCCACGCCGCCGATCTCGCCCGGCTGGAGAGCCCCGGCAGCCTCGTCTTCGTATCCCGCCGTCAGCGCCGCAAGCTCAACGCCTCGCTCGACTTCCTCGGCGCACCGGTGGATCTGATCCTCCACCCCCGCGATGCCGAAAGGCTGGGCGTGACCCATGGCGCGGCGGTCGAGGTCAGAACCGGGCGGGGCACGATCACCCTCATCGCCAACGTCAGCGAAACGATCCGCCCCGGCGTCGCCTCGATCCCGCACGGCCACGGCAGCGCCAACGTCAACCTGCTGACCGATGCGGGCGTCGTGGACCCGATGACGGGCATGGTGCGCTACACCGGCATTCCGATAACGGTGCGCGCGGCGGGGGCTTCGACAAGCTCAGCCTGA
- a CDS encoding cation:proton antiporter, which produces MAGSSDLYSPMMSDALVILGAAGIVIPVFNRFRITPVIGFILVGLLVGPFGMGRHVFDMPWLHYVTITDPDGLEIFAEFGIILLLFSIGLELSFARLWEMRRMVFGLGSLELIVIAASLTFILAAIGQSFSGAMALGLALALSSTALVLKITETTTPVGKAALAMLLFEDIALVPIIFLLGALGPHAGSGVDNLLNTLLWGTVVVGGLLIFGRYLLPPLFAQAARTKSPELFLAASLLVVIVASLATAAAGLSPIVGALVAGLLIAETEYHSEVEQITEPFKGLALGVFLITIGMSIDLAVVWENLGSILIATVAVIVLKAVVTGVMLRIMGARRGTATEAGILMSSPSETTLIVLTAAGTAQLIQPGTAQFWQIVTALGLTVTPLLAMAGKVMAKRVDGVETPHRPADDGTRPRTLIVGFGRVGHLVADMLTRHGRPYLAIDSDADLVAHGRRLGYSVAFGNAGRGDALLRLGASESAAVILTMDEPVTAQRIVRKLRLQFPDLPILARARDADHAAQLYRAGASYAVPETLESSLQLSEAALVETGVAMGPIIASVHEKRDEFREMIMERGGLAEKPSLKTAQLREAGQG; this is translated from the coding sequence ATGGCAGGCAGCAGCGATCTTTATTCCCCCATGATGTCCGACGCCCTGGTGATCCTGGGCGCCGCGGGCATCGTCATTCCGGTGTTCAACCGTTTCCGCATCACCCCGGTCATCGGGTTCATCCTCGTCGGCCTGCTGGTCGGCCCGTTCGGCATGGGCCGCCACGTCTTCGACATGCCCTGGCTGCACTACGTGACGATCACCGACCCGGACGGGCTGGAGATCTTCGCGGAATTCGGCATCATCCTGCTGCTGTTCTCGATCGGGCTGGAACTGTCCTTCGCGCGCCTGTGGGAGATGCGGCGGATGGTCTTCGGGCTCGGCTCGCTGGAACTGATCGTCATCGCCGCCTCGCTGACGTTCATCCTTGCCGCCATCGGGCAGAGCTTCTCGGGCGCGATGGCGCTGGGCCTAGCCCTTGCGCTGTCCTCGACCGCACTGGTGCTCAAGATCACCGAGACGACGACGCCGGTCGGCAAGGCGGCGCTGGCGATGCTGCTGTTCGAGGATATCGCCCTCGTCCCCATCATCTTCCTGCTCGGCGCGCTGGGGCCGCATGCGGGAAGCGGCGTCGACAACCTGCTCAACACGCTGCTGTGGGGCACCGTGGTCGTCGGCGGGCTGCTGATCTTCGGGCGCTACCTGCTGCCGCCGCTGTTCGCACAGGCCGCCCGCACCAAGAGCCCCGAACTGTTCCTCGCCGCCAGCCTGCTGGTGGTGATCGTCGCCTCGCTGGCGACCGCCGCCGCGGGCCTGTCCCCCATCGTCGGCGCGCTGGTCGCGGGGCTGCTGATCGCCGAGACCGAGTACCATTCGGAGGTCGAGCAGATCACCGAGCCGTTCAAGGGCCTTGCGCTCGGCGTCTTCCTCATCACCATCGGCATGAGCATCGACCTTGCCGTGGTGTGGGAAAACCTCGGCTCGATCCTGATCGCGACGGTGGCGGTGATCGTGCTCAAGGCGGTCGTCACCGGCGTCATGCTGCGCATCATGGGCGCCCGGCGCGGCACCGCGACGGAGGCGGGCATCCTCATGTCCAGTCCGTCGGAGACCACGCTGATCGTGCTCACCGCCGCCGGGACCGCGCAGCTGATCCAGCCGGGCACCGCCCAGTTCTGGCAGATCGTCACCGCGCTCGGCCTGACGGTGACGCCGTTGCTCGCGATGGCGGGCAAGGTCATGGCCAAGCGCGTCGACGGCGTGGAGACACCCCACCGCCCCGCCGACGACGGCACCCGTCCACGCACGCTGATCGTCGGCTTCGGGCGCGTCGGCCACCTCGTCGCCGACATGCTGACCCGGCACGGACGACCCTACCTCGCCATCGACAGCGACGCCGATCTCGTCGCCCATGGCCGCCGCCTCGGCTATTCGGTGGCGTTCGGCAACGCGGGCCGGGGCGATGCGCTGCTGCGCCTCGGAGCGAGCGAATCGGCAGCGGTAATCCTCACCATGGACGAGCCCGTCACCGCCCAGCGCATCGTGCGCAAGCTGCGCCTCCAGTTCCCCGACCTGCCGATCCTCGCCCGCGCCCGCGATGCGGATCACGCCGCCCAACTCTACCGCGCCGGGGCGAGCTATGCAGTGCCCGAAACGCTGGAAAGCTCGCTGCAACTGTCCGAGGCCGCGCTCGTCGAAACCGGCGTCGCGATGGGCCCGATCATCGCCTCGGTCCACGAAAAGCGCGACGAATTCCGCGAGATGATCATGGAGCGCGGCGGGCTGGCGGAAAAGCCGTCGCTGAAAACGGCGCAGTTACGCGAGGCCGGACAAGGCTAG
- a CDS encoding Lrp/AsnC family transcriptional regulator: MPRKPASLDAFDREILRILQRDNKTPQRVIGERVNLSAAAVQRRIAAMEQAGVIARNVAVVDPDALGLTVTAVVEVFLRDERTASIDRAKALFRETAEVQQCYYTTGGTSFVLVVVTTDMRAYEVLTRRLFSDHEWVASFRTLVALDRVKSGAGVVVP, from the coding sequence ATGCCCCGCAAGCCTGCCTCCCTCGACGCTTTCGACCGTGAAATCCTGCGGATTCTCCAGCGCGACAACAAGACGCCGCAGCGGGTGATCGGGGAGAGGGTGAACCTTTCGGCGGCGGCGGTGCAGCGGCGGATCGCGGCGATGGAGCAGGCGGGGGTGATCGCGCGCAATGTCGCGGTGGTCGATCCCGACGCGCTGGGCCTTACCGTCACCGCCGTGGTCGAGGTGTTCCTGCGGGATGAGCGCACCGCCAGCATCGACCGTGCCAAGGCGCTGTTCCGCGAGACTGCGGAAGTACAGCAGTGCTATTATACGACCGGCGGCACCAGCTTCGTGCTCGTCGTCGTGACCACGGACATGCGCGCCTACGAGGTGCTGACGCGGCGGCTGTTCTCCGACCACGAATGGGTGGCGAGTTTCCGCACGCTGGTGGCGCTCGACCGGGTGAAGAGCGGGGCCGGGGTGGTGGTGCCCTAG
- a CDS encoding DMT family transporter: protein MDTALTRTPRTDATLAGVLCGMGAGALWGLVFLAPELTRAFSPLQLTIGRYLCYGAMAAVLIAPRWRTVFAALTRREWLSLGWLAMAGNTLYFVFLAAAVQSGSVAMTSLVIGFLPVAVTIVGSRDHDAVPLRRLAPSLMLCTAGAVCIGWQALAAPASGSSIAQLTGLGCAIGALISWTAFAIGNARCLARTSVSEHEWNLLLGLVTGAQALLLVPVSLLLDDWTRTATEWLTFGSVCLAVALLASILGNALWNRMSRLLPLTLVGQMILFETLFALLYGFLWEQRWPTVMELAAFGLVVASVVTCLSAHRRKR, encoded by the coding sequence ATGGACACCGCCCTCACCCGGACACCGCGAACCGATGCCACCCTTGCCGGAGTGCTCTGCGGCATGGGCGCGGGGGCGCTGTGGGGATTGGTATTCCTCGCGCCCGAACTCACGCGCGCGTTCAGTCCGCTCCAACTGACCATCGGGCGCTACCTCTGCTACGGCGCCATGGCCGCCGTGTTGATCGCACCGCGATGGCGGACCGTCTTCGCCGCACTGACCCGGCGCGAGTGGCTGAGCCTCGGATGGCTCGCGATGGCGGGCAACACGCTCTACTTCGTCTTCCTCGCCGCCGCCGTGCAGTCGGGCAGCGTGGCGATGACATCGCTGGTGATCGGCTTCCTGCCCGTCGCCGTCACCATCGTCGGCAGCCGCGACCATGACGCCGTACCGCTGCGTCGTCTTGCGCCGTCGCTAATGCTCTGTACCGCAGGCGCGGTGTGCATCGGCTGGCAGGCGCTCGCTGCACCGGCCTCGGGATCGAGCATCGCGCAACTGACCGGGCTCGGCTGCGCCATCGGCGCCCTGATATCATGGACCGCCTTCGCCATAGGCAACGCGCGCTGCCTCGCACGGACTTCGGTGTCGGAGCATGAATGGAACCTCCTGCTCGGCCTCGTCACCGGAGCGCAGGCGCTGTTACTGGTGCCCGTCTCACTGCTGCTCGACGACTGGACCCGAACGGCAACGGAGTGGCTGACTTTCGGCAGCGTCTGCCTCGCCGTCGCGCTGCTCGCCTCGATCCTCGGCAACGCCTTGTGGAACCGGATGAGCCGCCTGCTGCCACTCACCCTCGTCGGGCAGATGATCCTGTTCGAAACGCTTTTCGCGCTGCTTTACGGCTTCCTGTGGGAACAGCGCTGGCCGACGGTGATGGAACTGGCCGCCTTCGGACTGGTGGTGGCGAGCGTCGTCACCTGCCTGTCAGCCCATCGGCGGAAACGCTAA
- a CDS encoding glutaminase has translation MRGAEHRGTVASYIPPLASVPVAKFGLAVVMADGSVHAAGDAEEAFSIQSISKVFALTLALGAVGDQLWNRVGREPSGSAFNSIVQLETEHGIPRNPFINAGAIVVCDVLLGRLQPREAIGQMLRFVRELAGDDTISIDEIVARAEQETGFRNIALANYMRAFGNIHGEVDLVLGTYFHFCALAMSCRQLAMAGRFLMGDGRVDGHRVVTGKRARRINAVMMSCGHYDNSGDFAYRIGLPGKSGVGGGILAVAPGIASIAVWSPGLNEAGNSHLGQMALERLVQRTGWSVFEPRG, from the coding sequence ATGCGCGGTGCCGAGCATCGCGGCACGGTGGCGAGCTACATCCCGCCGCTGGCTTCGGTGCCCGTCGCCAAGTTCGGCCTTGCCGTCGTCATGGCGGATGGTTCGGTCCATGCGGCGGGGGATGCGGAGGAGGCGTTCTCCATCCAGTCGATCTCCAAGGTCTTCGCGCTGACGTTGGCGCTCGGCGCGGTCGGGGACCAGCTGTGGAACCGGGTGGGGCGCGAGCCTTCGGGGTCCGCGTTCAATTCCATCGTCCAACTTGAGACCGAGCACGGCATTCCGCGCAATCCGTTCATCAACGCGGGTGCTATCGTCGTTTGTGACGTGCTGCTTGGCCGCCTCCAGCCGCGCGAGGCGATCGGGCAGATGCTGCGCTTCGTGCGCGAACTGGCGGGCGATGACACCATTTCCATCGACGAGATCGTGGCCCGCGCCGAGCAGGAGACAGGTTTTCGCAACATCGCGCTCGCCAACTACATGCGCGCTTTCGGCAATATCCATGGCGAGGTGGACCTCGTGCTGGGCACCTATTTCCATTTCTGTGCGCTGGCGATGAGCTGTCGGCAGCTTGCCATGGCCGGGCGGTTCCTGATGGGGGACGGCCGGGTCGACGGGCATCGCGTGGTCACGGGCAAGCGGGCGCGGCGTATCAACGCGGTGATGATGTCCTGCGGGCACTACGACAATTCGGGCGATTTCGCCTATCGCATCGGTCTGCCAGGCAAGTCGGGCGTCGGTGGCGGCATTCTCGCCGTAGCGCCGGGGATCGCTAGTATCGCGGTGTGGTCGCCAGGGCTGAATGAGGCGGGCAACTCGCACCTTGGGCAGATGGCGCTGGAGCGGCTTGTCCAGCGTACCGGCTGGTCGGTGTTCGAGCCGCGCGGTTAG
- the alaS gene encoding alanine--tRNA ligase, whose translation MHTTNEIRRSFLDYFASNGHEAVQSAPLVPYNDPTLMFVNAGMVPFKNVFTGLETRSTPRATSSQKCVRAGGKHNDLDNVGYTARHHTFFEMLGNFSFGDYFKEQAITHAWTLLTKEWGLPVEKLLVTVYHTDDEAFDLWKKVAGLPDQKIIRIPTKDNFWAMGDEGPCGPCSEIFFDHGDHIWGGPPGSPEEDGDRFIEIWNLVFMQFEQAAGEIVGNLPKPSIDTGMGLERISAVMQGVHDNYDIDTFKALIAASENLTGVVAEGEQRASHRVIADHLRSTSFLLADGVLPSNEGRGYVLRRIMRRAMRHAHLLGAKDPLMHRLVPALVAEMGQAYPELGRAQPLIEETLEREEIQFRRTLSNGIKLLDEATAGMGEGGELPGETAFKLYDTYGFPYDLTEDALRSRGIAVDKAGFDAAMAQQKAAARAAWKGSGQAADSEVWFDIAEREGASEFTGYTSTTGEGQVVALVKDGKEVESATAGEAVVVLTNQTPFYGESGGQEGDRGTIAGANGLKITITDTGKPLGRLHAMSGTVEAGTIKVGDAVAMTVDVARRDAVRANHSATHLLHAALRNRLGDHVTQKGSLVAADRLRFDFSHPKALSEEDIGAIEAEVNAEIRGNEAVLTRLMTPDDAIAAGAMALFGEKYGDEVRVLSMGRHSGDRTYSVELCGGTHVRATGDIGVFRIVSESAVSSGVRRIEAMTGEGARQWLVGREDALKNAASLLRTTPEDVEARVAALLDERRKLERELAEARKALALGGGGAKAEAADEEVNGIKFSGQVLDGLDPKELRGLLDQAKQRLGSGVAAIVAVNEGKASIAAAVTEDLTGTVSAVELVRKGVEALGGKGGGGRADMAQGGGPDGAKAADAIAAVKAALAG comes from the coding sequence ATGCACACGACCAACGAAATCCGCCGGTCCTTCCTCGACTATTTCGCCAGCAATGGTCACGAGGCCGTTCAGTCCGCGCCGCTCGTTCCCTATAACGATCCGACGCTGATGTTCGTGAACGCCGGCATGGTGCCGTTCAAGAACGTGTTCACCGGCCTTGAAACGCGTTCCACTCCGCGCGCGACTTCGTCGCAGAAGTGCGTCCGTGCGGGGGGCAAGCACAACGACCTCGACAATGTCGGCTACACCGCGCGCCATCACACGTTCTTCGAGATGCTCGGCAATTTCTCCTTCGGCGATTACTTCAAGGAGCAGGCGATCACCCATGCGTGGACGCTGCTGACGAAGGAGTGGGGCCTGCCGGTCGAGAAGCTGCTCGTCACCGTCTATCACACGGACGACGAAGCGTTCGACCTGTGGAAGAAGGTCGCGGGTCTGCCCGACCAGAAGATCATCCGCATCCCCACCAAGGACAACTTCTGGGCGATGGGCGACGAAGGCCCTTGCGGTCCATGCTCGGAAATCTTCTTCGACCACGGCGACCACATCTGGGGTGGTCCTCCGGGATCGCCGGAAGAGGACGGCGATCGCTTCATCGAGATCTGGAACCTCGTGTTCATGCAGTTCGAGCAGGCGGCGGGCGAGATCGTCGGCAACCTGCCCAAGCCCTCGATCGACACTGGCATGGGTCTGGAGCGTATCTCCGCCGTCATGCAAGGTGTGCACGACAACTACGACATCGACACCTTCAAGGCGCTGATCGCCGCGTCCGAAAACCTGACCGGCGTCGTTGCCGAGGGTGAGCAGCGCGCCAGCCATCGCGTGATCGCGGACCACCTGCGCTCGACCAGCTTCCTGCTGGCCGATGGCGTGTTGCCCTCCAACGAAGGCCGCGGCTATGTCCTGCGCCGTATCATGCGCCGTGCGATGCGCCATGCGCATCTGTTGGGCGCGAAGGATCCGCTGATGCACCGTCTGGTGCCCGCGCTGGTCGCTGAGATGGGCCAGGCCTATCCCGAACTCGGCCGGGCGCAGCCGCTGATCGAGGAAACGCTGGAGCGCGAAGAAATCCAGTTCCGCCGCACCCTGTCGAACGGCATCAAGCTGCTCGACGAGGCGACCGCCGGAATGGGCGAGGGCGGCGAACTGCCCGGAGAGACCGCGTTCAAGCTCTACGATACGTATGGCTTCCCCTACGACCTTACCGAAGACGCCCTGCGCTCCCGCGGTATCGCCGTCGACAAGGCGGGCTTCGACGCGGCCATGGCGCAGCAGAAGGCCGCCGCGCGTGCTGCGTGGAAGGGCTCGGGTCAGGCTGCCGACAGCGAAGTGTGGTTCGACATCGCCGAGCGCGAAGGCGCCAGCGAGTTCACCGGCTACACCTCTACCACTGGCGAAGGTCAGGTCGTGGCGCTGGTGAAGGACGGCAAGGAAGTCGAGTCTGCCACGGCGGGCGAGGCGGTCGTCGTGCTTACCAACCAGACCCCGTTCTACGGCGAATCGGGTGGCCAGGAAGGTGATCGCGGCACCATTGCCGGTGCGAATGGCCTCAAGATCACCATTACGGACACCGGCAAGCCGCTCGGCCGCCTCCACGCAATGAGCGGTACGGTGGAAGCTGGCACGATCAAGGTCGGCGATGCTGTCGCCATGACCGTCGATGTCGCGCGCCGCGATGCGGTTCGCGCCAACCATTCGGCGACGCACCTGCTCCACGCTGCGCTCCGCAACCGGCTGGGCGATCATGTCACGCAAAAGGGCTCGCTCGTTGCGGCGGATCGCCTGCGCTTCGACTTCTCGCATCCCAAGGCGCTGTCCGAAGAGGATATCGGCGCGATCGAAGCCGAAGTGAACGCCGAAATCCGCGGCAACGAGGCCGTGCTCACCCGCCTGATGACGCCGGACGACGCCATCGCGGCGGGCGCCATGGCGCTGTTCGGCGAGAAGTATGGCGACGAAGTGCGCGTGCTCTCGATGGGGCGCCACTCGGGTGATCGCACGTATTCGGTCGAGCTTTGCGGCGGTACGCACGTTCGCGCGACGGGCGACATCGGCGTGTTCCGCATTGTGTCCGAAAGCGCGGTCTCTTCGGGCGTGCGCCGCATCGAGGCGATGACCGGCGAGGGTGCACGCCAGTGGCTCGTCGGCCGCGAGGATGCGCTCAAGAATGCCGCCAGCCTGCTGCGCACTACGCCGGAGGACGTGGAGGCCCGCGTCGCCGCGCTGCTAGACGAGCGTCGCAAGCTGGAGCGTGAACTCGCGGAAGCCAGGAAGGCGCTCGCCCTCGGTGGCGGCGGTGCGAAGGCCGAGGCTGCCGACGAGGAAGTCAACGGCATCAAGTTCTCCGGGCAGGTGCTCGACGGGCTCGACCCCAAGGAACTGCGTGGGCTGCTCGATCAGGCCAAGCAGCGCCTCGGTTCGGGTGTTGCGGCGATCGTTGCGGTGAACGAGGGCAAGGCGAGCATCGCCGCTGCCGTCACGGAAGATCTCACCGGCACGGTCAGCGCCGTCGAACTCGTCCGCAAGGGCGTCGAGGCGCTCGGCGGCAAAGGCGGCGGCGGCCGCGCCGACATGGCGCAGGGCGGTGGCCCGGACGGAGCGAAGGCGGCGGACGCCATCGCGGCGGTCAAGGCGGCGCTGGCGGGGTGA
- the recA gene encoding recombinase RecA, with amino-acid sequence MAAQLKLIQEGKEKDAMDRQKALEAALAQIDRAFGKGSAMKLGSKETMQVEAISTGSLGLDIALGVGGLPRGRVIEIYGPESSGKTTLALHCIAEAQKTGGTAAFIDAEHALDPVYAKKLGVNIDELIVSQPDTGEQALEITDTLVRSNAIDVLVVDSVAALVPRAEIEGEMGDSHVGLQARLMSQSLRKLTGSISRSRCMVIFINQLRMKIGVMYGNPETTTGGNALKFYASVRLDIRRTGAIKDRDEVVGNATRVKIVKNKVAPPFKQVEFDIMYGEGVSKIGEILDLGVKAGLVEKSGAWFSYDSIRIGQGRENAKTYLKTNPEVCDRLEKAIRAKTEGLAEEMMVGPSEDDD; translated from the coding sequence ATGGCTGCTCAGCTCAAGCTGATCCAGGAAGGCAAGGAAAAGGACGCAATGGACCGTCAGAAGGCGCTCGAAGCCGCACTCGCGCAGATCGACCGTGCGTTCGGCAAGGGCTCTGCGATGAAGCTGGGCTCGAAGGAGACCATGCAGGTCGAGGCCATCTCGACCGGCTCGCTCGGGCTTGACATCGCACTCGGTGTCGGTGGCCTGCCGCGTGGCCGCGTGATCGAGATCTACGGTCCGGAAAGCTCGGGCAAGACCACGCTGGCGCTGCACTGCATCGCCGAAGCGCAGAAGACCGGCGGCACCGCGGCCTTCATCGACGCCGAGCACGCGCTCGATCCGGTCTACGCCAAGAAGCTGGGCGTCAACATCGACGAACTGATCGTCTCGCAGCCGGATACGGGCGAGCAGGCGCTGGAGATCACCGACACGCTGGTCCGCTCGAACGCGATCGACGTGCTGGTGGTCGACTCGGTCGCCGCGCTGGTTCCCCGCGCCGAAATCGAAGGCGAGATGGGCGACAGCCACGTCGGTCTCCAGGCCCGCCTGATGAGCCAGTCGCTGCGCAAGCTGACCGGCTCGATCAGCCGTTCGCGCTGCATGGTGATCTTCATCAACCAGTTGCGCATGAAGATCGGCGTCATGTACGGCAACCCGGAGACGACCACGGGCGGCAACGCGCTCAAGTTCTACGCTTCGGTCCGCCTCGACATCCGCCGCACCGGCGCGATCAAGGACCGCGACGAGGTCGTCGGCAACGCCACTCGCGTGAAGATCGTCAAGAACAAGGTGGCCCCGCCGTTCAAGCAGGTCGAATTCGACATCATGTACGGCGAAGGCGTCTCGAAGATTGGCGAGATCCTCGACCTCGGCGTCAAGGCCGGGCTCGTCGAGAAGTCGGGCGCATGGTTCAGCTACGATTCGATTCGCATCGGCCAGGGGCGTGAGAACGCCAAGACCTACCTCAAGACCAACCCCGAAGTCTGCGACCGCCTCGAAAAGGCGATCCGCGCCAAGACGGAAGGTCTGGCCGAGGAGATGATGGTCGGGCCTTCCGAGGACGACGATTGA